The Oceanithermus desulfurans genome has a window encoding:
- the mtnA gene encoding S-methyl-5-thioribose-1-phosphate isomerase, which yields MSTFRSIAWEGGRLVLLDQRRIPEEKTFLELETPGEVAEAIRTMAVRGAPAIGAAAAFGVVLAARRGEDLEAADARLRASRPTAVNLFWALDRMKRVWAGFAGGREELVGALEAEALKIAEEDVAANKAIGRNALPLIPDEAKILHHCNTGSLATVDYGTALGIIRIAHEAGKKVHAFLDETRPRLQGARLSAWELRELGIPHTVIADGASGHVMQKFGIDLVVVGADRIARNGDTANKIGTYNLALAARYHGVPFYVAAPTSTIDLETAAGAEIPIEERSPEELTHCGPVRVVPEGSPVYNPAFDVTPAELITAIVTEAGLAYPPFEESLPALVRKAKEERS from the coding sequence GTGAGCACGTTCCGATCGATCGCGTGGGAGGGGGGACGGCTCGTCCTCCTCGACCAGCGCCGCATTCCCGAGGAAAAGACGTTCCTGGAGCTCGAGACCCCCGGGGAGGTGGCCGAGGCGATCCGCACCATGGCGGTGCGGGGGGCGCCCGCCATCGGCGCGGCCGCGGCCTTTGGCGTCGTCCTCGCCGCCCGCCGGGGAGAGGACCTGGAGGCGGCCGACGCGCGGCTGCGGGCGTCGCGCCCCACCGCGGTCAACCTCTTCTGGGCCCTCGACCGCATGAAGCGGGTCTGGGCGGGCTTCGCGGGCGGCCGCGAGGAGCTTGTGGGGGCGCTCGAGGCCGAGGCCCTGAAGATCGCCGAGGAGGACGTGGCCGCCAACAAGGCGATCGGGAGGAACGCGCTGCCGCTGATCCCGGACGAGGCGAAGATCCTCCACCACTGCAACACCGGCTCGCTGGCCACGGTGGACTACGGGACCGCCCTGGGCATCATCCGCATCGCCCATGAGGCCGGCAAGAAGGTGCACGCCTTCCTCGACGAGACCCGTCCGCGGCTGCAGGGGGCGCGGCTCTCGGCCTGGGAGCTGCGCGAGCTGGGCATCCCCCACACCGTGATCGCCGACGGCGCCAGCGGCCACGTGATGCAGAAGTTCGGGATCGACCTGGTGGTGGTGGGGGCCGACCGCATCGCCAGGAACGGCGACACCGCCAACAAGATCGGGACCTACAACCTGGCCCTCGCGGCCCGCTACCACGGGGTGCCCTTCTACGTCGCCGCCCCCACGAGCACGATCGACCTGGAGACCGCTGCGGGCGCGGAGATTCCCATCGAGGAGCGCTCGCCCGAGGAGCTCACCCACTGCGGGCCGGTCCGGGTGGTGCCCGAGGGCAGCCCCGTCTACAACCCCGCCTTCGACGTCACCCCGGCGGAGCTGATCACCGCAATCGTCACCGAAGCGGGCCTGGCCTACCCGCCCTTTGAAGAGAGCCTGCCCGCACTGGTCAGGAAAGCCAAGGAGGAAAGGTCATGA
- a CDS encoding transketolase, which produces MSWPQEAKRVADGIRRRVTAFTLKNGGGYLSQACSSAEILATLYTRVMNLGPSVAPPVPPPFGGVPGKNPDYTTGAGYNGPHEPERDRFFISPVHYALVLYATLVETGRMAEEGLEMFNQDGGTVEMIGAEHSPGHELMAGSLGQALSQVIGIALGRRRKGETGRNFAFMSDGEFMIGQTWEAMETLSFYKLDSVIAYVDANGQSADGRIDEVMGIEPLKERLEAFGAVAVEVDGHDVEALAAAAETPHEGRPLVVVARTNPYCGVEVLSERAPRFHYIRFAGPEEKEALERFYVRKWGGRE; this is translated from the coding sequence ATGAGCTGGCCACAGGAAGCGAAGCGGGTGGCCGACGGCATCCGCCGCCGGGTGACCGCGTTCACCCTCAAGAACGGCGGCGGCTACCTGAGCCAGGCGTGTTCGAGCGCCGAGATTCTGGCGACCCTCTACACCAGGGTCATGAACCTGGGGCCCTCGGTGGCCCCCCCGGTGCCCCCGCCCTTTGGCGGGGTGCCGGGCAAGAACCCCGACTACACCACCGGGGCCGGCTACAACGGCCCCCACGAACCCGAACGCGACCGTTTCTTCATCAGCCCTGTCCACTACGCCCTGGTCCTCTACGCCACCCTGGTGGAGACCGGACGGATGGCCGAGGAGGGCCTTGAGATGTTCAACCAGGACGGCGGCACCGTCGAGATGATCGGCGCCGAGCACTCCCCGGGCCACGAGCTGATGGCCGGGTCGCTGGGGCAGGCGCTGAGCCAGGTGATCGGCATCGCCCTGGGCCGCCGGCGCAAAGGGGAGACGGGGCGCAACTTCGCCTTCATGTCCGACGGCGAGTTCATGATCGGCCAGACCTGGGAGGCGATGGAGACGCTGAGCTTTTACAAGCTCGACAGCGTGATCGCCTACGTCGACGCCAACGGCCAGTCGGCCGACGGCAGGATCGACGAGGTGATGGGCATCGAGCCGCTCAAGGAGCGGCTGGAGGCCTTCGGCGCGGTGGCGGTGGAGGTGGACGGGCACGACGTGGAGGCGCTCGCGGCCGCGGCCGAAACGCCCCACGAGGGCCGGCCTCTGGTGGTCGTCGCCCGCACCAACCCCTACTGCGGGGTCGAGGTGCTCTCGGAGCGGGCGCCCAGGTTCCACTACATCCGTTTCGCGGGGCCGGAAGAAAAGGAGGCGCTCGAGCGCTTTTACGTGCGCAAGTGGGGAGGTAGGGAGTGA
- a CDS encoding transketolase family protein — protein sequence MTLETQVHQKNLVKWAADKPEVVVFSADLTSSTEVRRFAETYPDRFYSFGMTEQNMMSAAGGMAREGFTPWVHTFAVFLYRRALDQVQMSVAYPNLRVRIVGFLPGITTPGGATHQAIEDVAIMRAVPNMTVLETGDAADVESVLDVAQGVDGPVYIRMLRGQIPRLFTTPMRLGRARRLRRGSDVTLFTAGITTEEAMRATQVLEQRGVSIEHLHVTTHKPFTDPAVLEAASRPKYGVITFENHTTVGGLGSEVAEVMAEHGVGKRLVRLGIPDTYAHGGSRPYLMRHYGLDALALVRAVEKLVGEDLNIGEDDLAAVRVEPVHGDFKAEAL from the coding sequence GTGACGCTCGAAACCCAGGTGCACCAAAAGAACCTGGTCAAGTGGGCGGCGGACAAGCCCGAGGTCGTCGTCTTCTCCGCCGACCTGACCAGCTCCACCGAGGTCCGCCGCTTCGCCGAGACCTACCCCGACCGCTTCTACAGCTTCGGGATGACCGAGCAGAACATGATGTCGGCCGCCGGCGGCATGGCCCGCGAGGGGTTCACCCCCTGGGTCCACACCTTCGCCGTCTTCCTCTACCGCCGCGCCCTCGACCAGGTGCAGATGTCGGTCGCCTACCCCAACCTGCGGGTGCGCATCGTCGGCTTCCTGCCCGGCATCACCACCCCCGGCGGGGCCACCCACCAGGCCATCGAGGACGTGGCCATCATGCGCGCCGTTCCCAACATGACCGTGCTCGAGACCGGCGACGCCGCCGACGTGGAGAGCGTGCTCGACGTGGCCCAGGGCGTCGACGGGCCGGTCTACATCCGCATGCTGCGGGGGCAGATTCCCCGGCTCTTCACCACCCCCATGCGGCTCGGCCGCGCCCGCCGGCTGCGCCGCGGGTCCGACGTGACCCTGTTCACCGCCGGCATCACCACCGAGGAGGCGATGCGGGCGACCCAGGTGCTCGAGCAGCGGGGCGTGAGCATCGAGCACCTGCACGTCACCACCCACAAGCCCTTCACCGACCCGGCGGTGCTCGAGGCCGCAAGCCGGCCCAAGTACGGCGTGATCACCTTCGAAAACCACACCACCGTCGGCGGCCTGGGCAGCGAGGTGGCCGAGGTGATGGCCGAGCACGGCGTCGGCAAGAGGCTGGTGCGCCTGGGCATCCCCGACACCTACGCCCACGGCGGCAGCCGCCCCTACCTGATGCGGCACTACGGCCTCGACGCCCTGGCGCTGGTGCGGGCGGTCGAGAAGCTGGTGGGCGAAGACCTGAACATCGGCGAGGACGACCTGGCGGCGGTGCGGGTGGAGCCGGTGCACGGCGACTTCAAGGCGGAGGCGTTGTGA